Proteins from one Paraburkholderia acidisoli genomic window:
- a CDS encoding DUF488 domain-containing protein — protein MTKPPITIQRVYEPLPEAGAACFLVDRLWPRGIRKETLAHVTWAKDVAPSTALRQWFHAHEHDPAHWDEFRERYLAELAANRVAWEPIVRARETRPVVLLYGSHDTARNHAVVLQAFLKRERQ, from the coding sequence ATGACGAAGCCGCCAATCACGATCCAGCGCGTCTACGAACCGCTGCCGGAAGCCGGCGCGGCGTGCTTTCTCGTCGACCGGCTCTGGCCGCGCGGCATCAGGAAGGAAACGCTCGCGCACGTGACGTGGGCGAAGGACGTGGCGCCGAGCACGGCATTGCGCCAGTGGTTTCACGCGCACGAGCACGATCCGGCGCATTGGGACGAATTCCGCGAGCGTTATCTGGCGGAACTCGCCGCAAACCGCGTGGCGTGGGAGCCCATCGTGCGGGCGCGCGAAACGCGGCCTGTCGTGCTGCTCTACGGCTCGCACGACACCGCGCGCAATCACGCGGTCGTGTTGCAGGCGTTTCTGAAGCGCGAGCGCCAATAG